The nucleotide window AGCAATCCAATACGTGCGTGAAAGCTTGCCACCCTGGCGCACACTGATCTCGCGATCATGGGCGTCACGGTTCTTATCTCGTGAGGAGAAATACAAAATTATTGTGGCCGGAATAGTGAGCAATAAACCGAAGCGCCAACTTATGGCAGTTCCGGCAAGGCTTCCGATAATGAGTGTGCCAAGAACGTAACCTGCAGAATTAACTCCATTGGATTGTGGCAAAGCAAGGGCTGTTGCTTCTTTAAAGTGGTGAGACAGGCGTGTGACCATATTGTTAATGACCATCGAAGTTCCCAGCCCACTTAAAAATGTAGCCGTTAAAGTAAAAGCCACAGGCTTAATGGTGACGAACATAAGAACGCCACTGCAAAAGAGCCACATTCCAATCCATGAAGTTCTTTCGCGACCGAAGTAATGAACCAAACGTGAATTTGCTAAACCCGCACAAATTCCTGCAACACCCATTGCTGTTCCGTGTAAGCCAGCAATTGTCAGTGATGTTCCCTGATCGGCGCGCAGAAGTGGTTGGGCAGGGCCAAATCCACCCAGAAAGAAGTTAAGAATTGTTACTTGAAGTGCAATTGCCCA belongs to Candidatus Planktophila limnetica and includes:
- a CDS encoding MFS transporter, producing MPHSFTRDKTFWAIALQVTILNFFLGGFGPAQPLLRADQGTSLTIAGLHGTAMGVAGICAGLANSRLVHYFGRERTSWIGMWLFCSGVLMFVTIKPVAFTLTATFLSGLGTSMVINNMVTRLSHHFKEATALALPQSNGVNSAGYVLGTLIIGSLAGTAISWRFGLLLTIPATIILYFSSRDKNRDAHDREISVRQGGKLSRTYWIACFGFFICICTEFATTFWAAALLRDRVGGSASAATLGIVALGTGMAIGRWYGAIVLKKLQLDHQLITIIILQFIGFTIFWFSHNVLISLVTLFINGLGISMQFALSSLRLMGFSDNRPDLAIGIGSLAAGSGIALAPFVLGVLGDHLGISRAYLMVPVLIVIALTIVILTPSTKSKKESRELQN